One segment of Cyprinus carpio isolate SPL01 chromosome B20, ASM1834038v1, whole genome shotgun sequence DNA contains the following:
- the rsph3 gene encoding radial spoke head protein 3 homolog isoform X2, whose protein sequence is MAMTSVHYSGPVNIRNEEQSSYGNIMYDRRVVRGNTYAQPILPITSQPDPVEFLRQQEARKRALSRKRLKEQFGSKTPEPLEGRMNIDVQTEMYLEELSDHIEDVSVECQTDMFLDKPATPLFIPAKTGRDAATQIEEGELFDFDVEVQPVLQVLVGKTIEQALLEVLEEEELANLRAQQQVFKEIRDAELVEVQRLEERERRLRVEKENRIKQQKAVLEKEKETADKIAARAFAQQYLSDLLPSVYSNLKDCGYFYDPVQRDIETGFLPWLMEEVTSTLEQRYVARTVLDMLIQDVTNQRLEAFEMKE, encoded by the exons ATGGCTATGACGTCTGTTCATTATAGCGGTCCTGTGAACATCAG AAATGAAGAACAGAGCAGTTATGGAAACATCATGTATGACCGACGTGTTGTCAGAGGAAACACATACGCTCAGCCTATCCTACCCATT aCATCTCAGCCCGATCCGGTTGAGTTCCTGAGACAGCAGGAGGCCAGAAAAAGAGCTTTGTCCAGAAAACGACTGAAGGAGCAGTTTGGATCGAAAACACCAgaaccactagagggcagaatgAACATAGATGTGCAGACAG AGATGTATCTGGAAGAGCTGAGCGATCACATAGAGGACGTCAGTGTGGAATGCCAAACAGATATGTTCCTGGATAAACCAGCCACTCCCCTCTTCATCCCAGCCAAAACTGGACGAGATGCAGCCACACAGATAGAAGAAGGAGAG CTGTTTGATTTCGACGTGGAGGTCCAGCCCGTGCTGCAGGTGTTGGTGGGAAAGACAATCGAGCAGGCATTGCTGGAagtgctggaggaggaggagctgGCCAACCTGAGGGCTCAGCAGCAGGTGTTCAAGGAGATCCGTGACGCTGAGCTGGTGGAGGTGCAGAGGCTGGAGGAGAGGGAACGGCGCCTCCGTGTGGAGAAG GAGAACCGGATAAAGCAGCAGAAGGCAGTGCTGGAAAAAGAGAAGGAGACAGCAGATAAAATAGCTGCCAGAGCATTTGCTCAGCAGTATTTGTCTGACTTGTTGCCCTCAGTCTATTCCAATCTAAAGGATTGTGGCTACTTCTATGACCCTGTGCAGAGAG ATATAGAGACCGGATTCCTCCCTTGGCTGATGGAAGAAGTCACCAGTACTTTAGAACAGAGATATGTAGCAAGAACAGTGCTTGACA TGCTCATTCAAGACGTCACTAACCAAAGACTTGAGGCCTTTGAGATGAAAGAATAA
- the LOC109099227 gene encoding LOW QUALITY PROTEIN: ezrin (The sequence of the model RefSeq protein was modified relative to this genomic sequence to represent the inferred CDS: substituted 1 base at 1 genomic stop codon) — protein MPKPVNVRVTTMDAELEFAVQPSTTGKQLFDQVVKTMGVREIWYFGLQHMDSKGYLTWLKLDKKVSAQDVRKENPLQFKFRAKFFPEDVSDELIQEITQKLFFMQVKDGILSDDIYCPPETAVLLASYSVQAKFGDFSKEVHRPGYLTSDRLLPQRVLDQHKLSRDQWEERIQVWHEEHRGMLKEDAMLEYLKIAQDLEMYGVNYFDIKNKKGTELRLGVDALGLNIYEKEDKLTPKIGFPWSEIRNISFNDKKFVIKPIDKKAPDFVFYAPRLRINKRILQLCMGNHELYMRRRKPDTIEVQQMKAQAREEKQHKQMERAQLEGEKKRREAIEREKEQMEREKQELMMRLYQFEEKTKKAEKDLQEQMQRAMQLESERRLAEEEAARLEAERQAALLAKEELARQAQNQLKSQEQLAAELAEHTARIALLEEAKKRKEEEAMTWQHRAREAQDDLVKTREELHMVMTAPPLPPPPPVYEPDENEYDDGESNCSPTPMTKALTSELSQARDDTKKTKNNCCKQRRSARSADDKYKTLRRSPGQHXTEGIDEFEAL, from the exons ATGCCTAAACCT GTAAATGTTCGCGTCACTACGATGGACGCGGAGCTGGAGTTTGCCGTTCAGCCCAGCACAACTGGCAAGCAGCTATTTGACCAG GTGGTGAAGACCATGGGGGTACGTGAAATATGGTACTTCGGACTACAGCATATGGACAGCAAAGGGTACCTTACATGGCTGAAACTtgataaaaag GTCTCCGCTCAGGATGTGAGGAAGGAGAACCCTCTCCAGTTTAAATTCCGTGCCAAGTTCTTCCCAGAAGATGTGTCGGATGAGTTGATCCAGGAAATCACTCAAAAGCTGTTCTTCATGCAAGTGAAAGATGGCATTCTGAGTGACGATATCTACTGTCCTCCAGAGACTGCGGTGCTGCTGGCCTCCTATTCAGTGCAGGCCAAATTTGGTGATTTCAGCAAGGAAGTGCACAGGCCTGGATACCTGACCTCAGATCGCCTCCTGCCCCAACG GGTTCTAGACCAGCACAAGTTGTCACGGGACCAGTGGGAGGAGAGGATTCAGGTGTGGCATGAGGAGCATCGAGGAATGCTCAA AGAGGACGCAATGCTTGAGTACCTGAAGATTGCTCAGGATCTGGAAATGTATGGGGTGAACTACTTTGACATCAAGAACAAGAAGGGAACAGAGCTGAGGCTGGGTGTGGATGCCCTGGGCTTAAATATCTATGAGAAAGAAGACAA ACTCACTCCGAAAATTGGATTCCCCTGGAGcgaaataagaaacatttccttCAACGATAAGAAGTTTGTCATCAAGCCTATAGATAAAAAAGCTCCA GATTTTGTGTTCTACGCCCCGCGGTTGCGCATTAATAAACGTATCCTACAGCTGTGCATGGGGAACCATGAGCTTTACATGCGCCGCAGGAAGCCGGACACCATCGAGGTGCAGCAGATGAAAGCACAGGCTCGAGAggagaaacaacacaaacagatGGAGAG AGCTCAGCTGGAGGGTGAGAAGAAGAGACGAGAGGCCATAGAGCGAGAGAAAGAGCAGATGGAGAGGGAGAAACAGGAGCTGATGATGCGACTCTACCAGTTTGAGGAGAAGACCAAAAAAGCGGAAAAAG ACCTGCAGGAGCAAATGCAGAGGGCCATGCAGCTGGAGAGTGAACGGAGGCTGGCCGAGGAGGAGGCAGCCAGATTggaggcagagaggcaggcagCACTGCTCGCAAAGGAGGAACTGGCCCGTCAAGCCCAGAATCAGCTGAAGAGTCAAGAACAGCTG GCTGCTGAGCTGGCAGAACATACTGCTCGTATTGCACTCCTGGAGGAAGCCAAAAAACGCAAAGAGGAGGAAGCCATGACATGGCAGCACAGA GCACGAGAGGCCCAAGATGACCTGGTGAAGACCCGCGAGGAGCTTCACATGGTGATGACGGCGCCACCTCTCCCTCCACCACCACCTGTATATGAACCTGATGAGAATGAGTATGACGATGGCGAGAGCAACTGTAGTCCAACACCAATGACCAAA GCTCTGACCTCAGAGTTGTCCCAGGCTCGCGACGACACCAAGAAGACGAAGAACAACTGTTGCAAACAGAGACGTTCTGCGCGGTCGGCCGACGACAAATACAAAACTCTCCGCAGATCGCCAGGGCAACACTAAACAGAGGGTATTGATGAGTTTGAGGCATTATAA
- the rsph3 gene encoding radial spoke head protein 3 homolog isoform X1, which yields MASSLQTQHETQSGVYTFSSRPRAVPNRPKYRQAAPPLNEEQSSYGNIMYDRRVVRGNTYAQPILPITSQPDPVEFLRQQEARKRALSRKRLKEQFGSKTPEPLEGRMNIDVQTEMYLEELSDHIEDVSVECQTDMFLDKPATPLFIPAKTGRDAATQIEEGELFDFDVEVQPVLQVLVGKTIEQALLEVLEEEELANLRAQQQVFKEIRDAELVEVQRLEERERRLRVEKENRIKQQKAVLEKEKETADKIAARAFAQQYLSDLLPSVYSNLKDCGYFYDPVQRDIETGFLPWLMEEVTSTLEQRYVARTVLDMLIQDVTNQRLEAFEMKE from the exons atggcatctaGTTTACAGACGCAACACGAGACGCAAAGCGGAGTTTATACGTTCTCCAGTCGTCCGCGTGCGGTTCCCAACCGCCCCAAATACAGACAAGCCGCTCCGCCGCT AAATGAAGAACAGAGCAGTTATGGAAACATCATGTATGACCGACGTGTTGTCAGAGGAAACACATACGCTCAGCCTATCCTACCCATT aCATCTCAGCCCGATCCGGTTGAGTTCCTGAGACAGCAGGAGGCCAGAAAAAGAGCTTTGTCCAGAAAACGACTGAAGGAGCAGTTTGGATCGAAAACACCAgaaccactagagggcagaatgAACATAGATGTGCAGACAG AGATGTATCTGGAAGAGCTGAGCGATCACATAGAGGACGTCAGTGTGGAATGCCAAACAGATATGTTCCTGGATAAACCAGCCACTCCCCTCTTCATCCCAGCCAAAACTGGACGAGATGCAGCCACACAGATAGAAGAAGGAGAG CTGTTTGATTTCGACGTGGAGGTCCAGCCCGTGCTGCAGGTGTTGGTGGGAAAGACAATCGAGCAGGCATTGCTGGAagtgctggaggaggaggagctgGCCAACCTGAGGGCTCAGCAGCAGGTGTTCAAGGAGATCCGTGACGCTGAGCTGGTGGAGGTGCAGAGGCTGGAGGAGAGGGAACGGCGCCTCCGTGTGGAGAAG GAGAACCGGATAAAGCAGCAGAAGGCAGTGCTGGAAAAAGAGAAGGAGACAGCAGATAAAATAGCTGCCAGAGCATTTGCTCAGCAGTATTTGTCTGACTTGTTGCCCTCAGTCTATTCCAATCTAAAGGATTGTGGCTACTTCTATGACCCTGTGCAGAGAG ATATAGAGACCGGATTCCTCCCTTGGCTGATGGAAGAAGTCACCAGTACTTTAGAACAGAGATATGTAGCAAGAACAGTGCTTGACA TGCTCATTCAAGACGTCACTAACCAAAGACTTGAGGCCTTTGAGATGAAAGAATAA